In Salvia miltiorrhiza cultivar Shanhuang (shh) chromosome 4, IMPLAD_Smil_shh, whole genome shotgun sequence, the DNA window TCCGGAACCACACCGGCCTCCGCCGCCTCACCTTCTTTTGGCGTCGCTTCCGGAGCCTCATCCACACCTTTATTTGGTTTTGGCTCCGCACCGACGTCCTCCTCCACACCGTCTTTTGGCTTTGCCTCCAACCCTAGCTCCGCGAATTCGTTTGGCTTTGGGTCGGGAACCGGCTCATCTCCGTTCGGCGGTTCCTCGCCATTCGGCTCATCCTCTTCGGCCGCGGCCAACATTTTTGGATCAACTCCCGGCGGAGCTCCGACTCCTGGCATTTTCGGATCCTCGTCTTCAGGTACAGGCCAAACAGCTAACGCATTCGGTTCTGCGGCTTCGAACCCCGCTCCAACAACTCCCCCGCCTTCCTCATCTCCGTTTGGCGCCCAATCGGCCTTTGGATCCCCTGCGCCCGGATCCAACCTTTTCGGCTCCGGTGCTCCAACTCCCAGTCTATTTGgcaattcttcttcttccgcAGCTTCTGCGAGCAACACCGGCTCACTTTTTGGGTCAGGGGCGAGTGCAACACCTAACCCTTTTGGATCAACCACAGCTGGGTCAGTGGCGAGTGCAACACCTAATCTTTTCGGATCAACCACAGCTGGGTCAGGGGCAAGTTCAACACCTAGTCCTTTTGGATTAACCACAGCCGCCAGTGCACCAGCATTTGGGTCGGGCCTGGCCCTGAACGCAGGGCAATTTGGCTCGTCGACTTCAGCGCCGTCCACACCACAGTTTGGGGTGAGTTCTGCGCCTGCAGGCGTATTTGGATCCTCAGCCCCAGCTTCTACAGGAGGCAATTCTACATCCTTGTTTGGGGCAAATTCTGGTTCAAGTCCTGGTCTTTTTGGTTCTTCCAACTTATTCGGATCGTCCTCTGCTTCGCCATTTGTTGTGGCGCCGTCAACCACTTCTTCAAGTTCAGCTTCACCTACTTCTGGATTTTCGTTTCCCACTTCAGCATTCTCCGTTTCAAGTTCAGCTGCTTCAGCACCCGGGTTCTCGTTCCCCAGTGCTTCGGCTTCAGTTTCTGCTGCGCCTGGACTTTCTCTTCCCGCATCATCGGCCACGTCGGCTCCTGCATTTTCATTTAATACAGCTTCTGGCACCACTTCTTCTGGCATTTCGTTTTTGAAGAGCACCACTAGCTCTGCCTCCTCAGCATCAGCCACAACGTCTCTATCTTCTTCACCTGGTTTTTCATTTGCTTCGGCACCCTCTCTTTCAAGTGCTTCGGCCTCAAAAAATCAGTCACCTCTCTTTTCAACTGTCACAACTACTACCACAACCAGTGCTTCAGCTCCTTCCGCATTAAGTGTGTCTTCTGCTAGTGCCAGTGCAAGTCCTGGTTTGACGTTTCCATCATTGACCGTGTCTGCACCGGGGACCAGTGCATCTGCTCCAACTTCAGGGTTTACAGGTTTCGGCACAACTAGTACGCCTGCATCATCCTCTGGAAGCGCAAGTTCTTTCTCATTATCTTTGAAAACACCCGGAACTGGAGCCTCACAAGCACAATCAAGCGTGGCGCTGCCTTCTTTCGGTGGGGTTTTCTTTCTCTTACGCCTTTCAGTTTTGCCTTCTTATTTTATCTACCTGAAGCTGTTGGCTATTTTTGTTAGTATGTTGTACTCATTTAACACAACATAATTATCCTCCGgttaacaaaataaatttaagaaagCATCACCCAGAATTACTGTGTACTTAGATATGTTTCTCATGATAGACTACTTATCACACATGATTAGTGGGTCTTTGACCTTGATGATCTTTAACAGGTAGAAATTtttgacatatttttatttgaaccaTGAACTTATAGAATACTCTTGATAGAGTGTCCCATCATTGTCATGTGAAATGCCACTATGTGGATATGAAACCAAATTTTAATTCCTTGATTTATGTGATGATGAACATGAATCAAATGGGATTCCATCTGTTTGAATGACTGGACAGCTCCTAAAAagaaacaaatattttaaagGGAGAAGTAGTAATAACCCCCTATCATATAAACCCCCCAGTATATTTACCTCCCTAGGGGTTATATGATAGGGGCTATTTACTACTTCTCCCTATTTTAAAAGACCGCATGATGCTGGACTCGAACCCGAAACCTTTGGCCTCAGGCATTAACCACACTACCACTAGGTCAACATAATTTTTGCATAATCATCTCTATATTCTtatgatattaaaaaaaatgtttagatttttgtatttattatcTAGTCATGTCATGTGAATATTTTGATTTCTCTCATAATGTTGATATGCAAAATGGAAATCCTTGTTAATGGATGATCATGATACTTACCAAAAAAAACCCTTCTTATTGGATGGTCAATGTACATCCCGAAAAAGGAAATTCTTGGAGGAATGCTCTTTTAGTTCAATATGATACCAAAGTATGCATCTACAAAAGTTTCTTATAGAAATCCACAAAGAAATGATCCAACCATACATAACTGAAGAATGAAAAAAATTCTTCCAGAGTCTCGGGTTCCAGAAGTCCTCACTCTGTGGCTTGTCTCGCAATTTGTATACTAGACGTTGGCCAATTTACTAGATAACCTATGCACTTTAATTACTTTCTCATTACATTGTAACagtattttcatcattttttttagaaCAACAGAATTTTCATCATTGGATGGCTGATATTATGGCAATTTCGAAATGTATGCAGGTGTTTCAGCTGCAAGCTCAACAACGGCAGTGAGCTCAAGTACCAGTTCTGCTGCTCAGACATCATCTATCCTTGTTGCAGCTTCCAGTAGTGGGTCTGTACATCTCCCTATTGTTCAAGTTCATTTTGGTTATTCTTTCAATACAAAGATATTAGTTCAATTTCCTGAGTTGGTGGGTTCTTTGGCGAAAATGTTGTCATTTGTTTTCATCTTATTATCGTCAAGTAACTAAGGACTGAAAGCACTGTGCTAGTTTGCATAGATTCACTGTATTGTATTTCAGCACTAGAGTGGAGCAGGCAGTTACTAGCATTAAACGTGTCTTTCTCTGTCACATTAAGCCCAATTTAGCATTATGCATCATAAACATTTGAAGTTTATCACACTGATTTCTGTGTTGTAATGCTTGTCCTGTAGGACTGCTCCAGTCACCAGTGCGGCACCAACTTCTACACCAAAGTTACCATCTGAAATCACTGGGAAAACAGTTGAGGAGGTAATGATTGTTAGCAACACTCTGTTTGACCTATCCTCTACTGTTACCACATCTGTATTTTGTGTTCCTAATCCTGTACTTCAATTCTCATGCTGAGTCTGTTGCAGATCATTAAAGAATGGAATGGGGAACTTCAGGAGCGTACTGGGAAGTTTAGGAAACAAGCTAATGCTATAGCTGAGTGGGATCGCAGGATTCTGCAGAATCGTGATATTCTTCTTGGGCTTGAGGTATTCAATTACTTGCCAATGCCATGATAAAGAAACGTGCTATTTCTTTATGTTGCTTGGGTGGTGGACGCATATTTTGTGCCTGGTTTTAGATTTTCAGATCAATCATCACATATCTACAtatggagtatttattaaatatttatagttTATTGACTTTGGATGACTTTTTTAGTTGGCATCAATTCATGTACAGTGGCTCCACCTGTATCAGGAAACTATGAGAATTTGTTATGACTCAATCAAATCCTTCGGAAGGCTctgtcatttttctttttctctcttttgtTTTTACGGCGCAAACATTTTATTCTTTGAGGGGGTATGCTATAAACCATGGATGAAACATGGAGTTTAAAACCATGAATACTTAGCTGTCTTCAATGGAAGTATATAAAAGTTGAACGGGCACTTTTGAATGAATTTACTCCACTTCAAGCATAATTTTCTTGTGTCCGAtgcttaaaattcaaaaattctgTGTAGATATTGCATTGCATCAGCATTTACTTATCAGCCCTATATTTAGTTTGGTGGTtctcactaattattattcttaaaaTTCACTCAGAGTGAAGTTGCAAAAGTAGTTGAAACGCAAGGTAGTTTGGAGCGGCAGCTGGAGCTAATTGAAACTCATCAAGATGAGGTATCTAATCTTAGTTTGTAATTCTTGAAACTGCATAGTCCGCTTTATGTAATGTTCCGTCATGATAAGTGTATATCTGGGGTTAAATGGAAAAATTTGAAGGAAAGAATTTGGTATTGCTTATAGGTGAACAAATAGGAGAAGCTTCTATCAGTAGTTGGATCttcattgtaaatgacattattttgtTTTAGAGCACCCACACTGGGGCCCTATTTTCTGTCTCGAACCGGCATCCTTAGAGCCCAGTGGCAATGCTGCGCCCGCTGGCTCGAGTGGCGGCCTGAAGGCGCGTGTTTGCACgcgttgatttttttttaaaaaaaaagaggagagagagaggggctgTTTGTTGCTGTGTGTGTGATTTTGGCACTGGACAAAGAGAGATGGCGTGAGTGAGAGAGATGCTAGAGGGAGATGAAGGTGGTGGCAGTGGGGCAGCTGCTGCAACTGGAGGTGAAGGAGAAGCCGCCGGTGGTGTAGGAGGCGCCGTCTGTGTGCGCGACGCAGAGAGGGAgagggggggagagagagagagagagagagagagagagagagagagagagagagagagatgtgtgtCTGCGTTGTGTGTGTGCGTCTTgtatgtagagagagagaacaaaTGGGTTTTAAAGCTGGGCCTTTGATTTATTAATCAGAGGAGTggctaaatttaaatttaatgacattttttatttaaaattcaatattttttttaattggagaaatggaaataaaaaaatttagagCCCTTGTGTGTGGAGGGGCTCTTAAGTGGGGCCCACCTTCTTAGAGCTCCCAAAGGGGCTCTTGGGGTGTGGATGCTCATCATGCTCTTATAATACACTTAGAGCTGCAGATTTTAGTTCATAAGAATGATGTATGAAGTGTATAACTGGCTCAGAATGATTCATTGGGGGGATTTCAGTTCTAATAAAGTTAAAACTTGCTGCCCGCTTGTTAAGTTTGATTTCTAACTGAGCATCATCAAgaaatttttgtttttctcaTGTGCTTGTCAGGTTGACAAGGCCCTGCAAAGCATGGAGGAGGAAGCTGAGCGACTGTATAAAGAGGAGCGTGGAATGcttcttgatgatgatgctGCATCAACTAGAGATGCAATGTAAGCCCAGATTTTCCTCTGCCGACCCTTTCTCGTTCCCCCTTATGGTGTTATCCTATGTCTATTGAGGACTTCCAATGGAGGGCTTGGTTTAGTTTGATTTAGCAGTGGTGGCAACTGGTCTGGTTTTAGAGCTAGCAACTAGCATGACTCTTTGATGTTCTTTTTTCCCCGATTTTCAATGCTATTTTCTATCTTTCTGATGTCAGGTACGAGCAGGCTGAAGTGATAGAGCGGGGATTGGAGCAGATGACAGAACAGATCAAGTCGATTATAAACAGTCTTAATGCCAGTCAAGTAGGTGCCTTAATTAattctattttcctttttatcttttgaatatataaataatgattCTGCACTAGGGTGGAGAGCTTGAAGCAACAGACGGAATGACTCCCCTTGATGTTGTTGTTCGCATATTAAACAATCAGCTTAGTTCGTTGATGTGGATTGATGAGAAGGTCAGCCTCTTCTTCACTTGGCTGACCGTGTTTTACATCTTTGGTTTATACTGTATATTATTAGATCGTTCGTTAACTTGTGTCCGTTGCTAGGCTGAGGAATTCTCTTCGCGGATTCAGAAGCTTGCTAGCCACGGCTCTGCCGCAGATCGTGAACTGAGCGGCCCTAAGCTGTGGTTGAACTGAGACGGCGAATGCTGCTCGAAATTTTCCGAGGGAGGGTAACATTGATAGGCTTCGACTGCGCACAGAATGCTTCGATGTTTTTTCAAGTAGATGTTGAGAAAACTATAATCTCTTGTGACACGATTCAGTTATACCTGTGTATATTGCTATCTTTGCAGTTCTAGTTGATACagagtctttttttttttttttttttcttctctctctctctaaagtaaaatttaattaactGTTTTCCCCTAAAAAAATTAACTCGTTTAATTGGGTTATATAAGTTTGATGAATCACTATAGTAAAATTATAGCAGTGGAGTTTAAACAAATATTTCGCAAGATATATTATTTGTTAATAACCCAATATATTCCATCATTTGTTctgattatatatttataaaaagatttctttatatatacatCTGTCCGTGCTGTGCCAATGTCTTAATTACGTTAGCTCAATCTCATTTggttttatgaaaaaatatcataagtttttataaaaaaaaataaaaaaatacttcaaCTAGTAATCGAACCTAAAATCTCTTCACTCGTGAACTAACAACTTACCCATTAGATCataaaatctttattaattattattataagttttatttttaaggTGAAAAGATAAATTGTGgcaaaatataaataagatagagaaaaaaaatatataaaaaaagcagaaatttaaataactgATCTCATATATGGGATCAATCACATGCAAAATGTTGATTACATGTGAAATAAGtagaattttttgtttctttttgttctcGAAATGTTGATTACATGTATTTCATTGTTTCGATATGATTATTATTGCAATTTGTCAAGCTAATGTAATCGAGTATTTTTAGCTTGTCTTTTCATGAAACTCTCATATTAATATTACGCGTGCacaatattattttctatttatgaTCGAatattttaaacaaaataataaaatatatagagACAGACAAGAGAGAGTTGATTCCATGGCGAAGACACACGACGTGGTTTAATGCATTGGCGTTTACAACATTTGAAGCAATTCGCGTTTTCAACGAAGCAGCAAAGGTCTGTTTCGCACAGCGTGATTTCTGTGTGCTACACACGATCTGCATCTCTTGGTAGCTTTTTTAAAAACGATGAGAAATGTCAATTAACGTGAATATTTGAAGGTGAATGTGAGTGGTGGTCGGAGATGGCGGAGGGGACATACGTAAAGCTGACGAAAGACCAGAAATCTTTGCAGGAAATCACCCCAGGCGAACTCAATCAGCCCATTGATATCGCAGCGGTACGCACATGCAACCtcatttttcacttttatttctatttttcaaCGAATTCTCACGGGGATCCATGTAGTTCGATTGATCTGTGGATTTATCTGTTGTGATTTTGGAATTTCTCAATTAGCTGCATTTGCAGTGTAGTTGTGATCAGTCATTTTCCTTGGATTGTCAATCAGTGACGACGGTGTAATTAATTCTACGCATAATGTGAAAGTTTACTAATTAACGATGGTAGATCATAGATGTATTGCATACTGAAAGCTAAACTTCAATGTTTAATGTTCATCAGCAAATCATAGCAGCTTTGATCAATGGAAAACTATTCAGTTCTGCAAAATTGATCCTGAACGTGCCGGTTTATTAGGGATTGAATTTGGGGGTTATGGAAGTGTGTTCTAAGATAATGTGGTCTTTAGCTGGTTAACTTTTATCATGATTTTTCCTGCTTAGTGATCTGCAGCTTGGTTAAACATGGAGTGTGAGTTTGATTTATGTAGGATCTGACCTTCAAAATCACCATACCCAATCtcaaattcttcaagtttaaaTGTTCTGCTTTTTATGTTTCTAACTGCCTGCTGATGTCTTCCCCCATCAGATAAATGCTCCTAGATGTGAACATTGTGGACAAACTTTACCACCGAGCTACTCGCCCCCGGCTGATGAAGATTGGGTAACTGGGATTTTCGGCTGCACTGAAGATCGTGACAGTTGTAAGTATTGCAGAAGCAGCCCAGAATTATCTTGGAAATATATCAATCTATGGATTCTTTAACAACTACAGGGCATGGCATGACTCTGCAATGATAGTTTTGTTTTAGGAATGTTTCTTATTGTGTAGTTCATAGGAGGCTGATTGTGTTTGACATGTTGCCCTTGCTTTCTTCGTTCTGTGTGATTTGATCCATGCTTAAACTGGCAACTCTACTTCTAATCATTTGACAACAATGTGATTCTAGTCATTGAATCTGGTTCTGTATCCCACTCCAATCTTGATCttgtttgaggaaaatggtttCAATCTTCTCCAAATGCAGGCCTAACTGGATTGTTTTGCCCCTGTGTCCTGTTCGGGCGCAATGTTGCAACCTTGAACGATGACATCCCTGAGCGAAGCGCGTGCATCGGCCACGCAGTATGCATTGAAGGTGGCATTGCTCTTGCTATTGCCACAGCAGCATGCAACGGCATAGATCCGGACACAGCCTGCCTCCTAACCGAAGGCTTGCTGTTCGCATGGTGGGTCTGCGGCATCTACACCGGCATGGGCCGACAACTGTTGCAGAGAAAGTATCACCTAAAGGTAACCAGAAACCAAAATCCTCAAACCACATAGCTATAACTCATCAAGAGCTAATACTAAAATTGCAGGATTCACCTTGTGATCCTTGTATGGTGCATTGCTGCCTCCACTGGTGTGCGATATGCCAGGAGCACAGAGAGATGAAGAGTCATCTGTCGGAGGGCGTTGCGTCCGAGGCGACCGTGATAAACCCGCCACCACggcaggagatgaaggctgCTGAGAATCAGGATCAAGGATCAACCTCGCAGCAGAGTGGGGAACAAAATAATTTGCAGTTGCAACCTGTGTGAAATTCCTTGTAGCAAAAATTAAGCTCAAAACTTTCATTTTTTGAGGGGGAAAGTAGTTTCTTTGGGTAAATAAAGGGAGTGAGATGAAGCATATGCTGGTCTTCGATATTTTTCATAGTTTGCTTTCTAACGTAACATCTTACAAGCGAATATTTTTTGGAAATATATCATACTTTTATTCTCTTGCAgcagttgattttttttttttgaaagtattaaataaaaaaatttaaaagtcaCACACCACATGAGATTGATCAGCACACGCACACTAACTTGAATGTATGCGTATGTATCTCTTCCATTATTTCTTATCTCAATCAAGAAATTACAGAATTTCCAGTCACAATGTAAAAaggtttttctattttttgcaCGAAAAATGACTTTCGTTTTCTAGTTCCATATTAGTAAGCaaagaagaaaaaggaaaagaacaAATGATGTAGAATTGTCCATTATTTTTTCGAATTTATTTTGTGTCCGTCTACACAATTATAgtctttctatttttaaaattattctttatattttaaacttaatttagtatttaatatttttttaaaaaacttaattatttcatacattaatttatttattttttataaaatttaatagtACATTAATTTTGATAGTTCTTTCTCCGCCCAATTTTGGTGACCGGAGttactatttttaattatcCAGACTCACTTattttggatccgaaaattaagaaatttaatttttaaaaaggaGAATAGCGTAGTCCACATTAATTAAGTGAtactcaaaatgaaaaacgaaCGTATTTTAGTGGGACGTCCCAcaaaaggaaaacgagcctattggagGGATGAGTCTATGCTGAACCCTGTTCACGAGAACACTGTCGTTAAGATGGCGACACGTGGATCGTACTTTATGAAGAAGCCCAGACCGATTTTTTTTCACAAGCCCAGACCCAGACCGGTTCAGAACTTCAGAGTAGccgttttttttcctttttttttttttgctcacCTTTTCCTTCTAGGCATAGAGAACTGTGCAAGGTCATTCTTTAACCACTGAATATTAGAGTAGTTTGTTATAGCAGTAGCCCCAGCTACAAATACAAGATTCACATCCTTTTGGCCACCATTACTTGGAGTGGCAGATTGTGCCTGCGATCTGATTGTTGTGATTccttatactccctctgtccaccaatcaactacccatttgatggtcggcacggaaactaagaaagctgaaaaaggtggtgtaaaagactaaaagggtagtgttaatatattttgattacttttactaatctttcattagctatttggcattattttaatgccttgacttattaaagtgttcttttttttataagctatttatttctttctatttttactctttaattaaataaactgaaaactagaaaataaataaactgaaaattcaaaaataaataaacttaaaattcagaaaataaataaactggaaataaataaataaataaactgaaaattcgaaaataaataaattaattaatttaaaactggaaaataatttttttagaaaataaataaacttaaagttcgaaaataaataaataaactggaaacaaataaataaataaactgaaaattcgaaaataaataaataaataaactgaaaattcagaaaataaataaactggaattaaataaataaataaacggaaaattcgaaaataaataaataaattaattaaaatctggaaaattattttttagaaaataaataaacttaaagttcgaaaataaataaataactgaaaattcagaaaataaataaactggaaataaagaaataaataaactggaaataaataaatgaataaatagactggaattaaaattttcagaaaataaataaataaataaactgaaaactgaaaaataaataaactggaaataaataaataaactgaaaatttgaaaataaataaactgaaaattcagaaaataaataagctggtaataaataaactggaattaaaattttcagaaaataaataaactggaaaataaataaactggaaataaataaataaataatctgagaattcgaaaataaataaactgaaaattcagaaaataaataaaccggaatttaaattttcagaaaataactaaataaataaactaaaaattggaaaataaattttttagaaaataaataaactgaaaattcgaaaatgaataaataaatatactgaaaattccaaaaataaataaattggaaataaaattttcagaaaataaataaacgggaaatttaaaatatcctactccatttaattaacatcaaaattggattaagtagacaagtaatggtagagtgtggtgggtccaattggtaaagtgtagtaatttaaaaagtaagggagggtatttatgtccaaaaagcagagtagatagttaattggtggacaaaattttagaggtaaatgggtagttgattggtggacggagggagtagaagaGAACAAAAAAAGAGGTGCATTAATTGTCAAGTGCACCATTAAGCAACCAACACCTTTCACTTCTACGTTTTGCATTGGGATATAACTTATAAAGAATGACCATAAACAAAGAGCATAGAAATTCCACAATATGTTACTGCCATTGCAAAGACCAGCACATAGATTTTGTTACCAGAATGAATATGAAGTCACCACCACCAAAAAACCACTTTGTCCTGTCATAAAAGATGGCAATATTTTCGAAATCACAGGTCACAAACCGGATAGCAAAATAAAGAAAGACCACAAATTCCTCTGATAAAGATAAGGTTTGGCAATAATTACATTTCAACAACAAACAGTTTGTAGGAAACTTAAAATAGGCTTTCCTCACACCCAACAAACAATAGACAACTCTAATTTCGCTACAATCAAAAAACACTAATCAAGCAAAAAGGGGTTTTCCCACAGCTCGCCAGAAAATCagtcaaacacacacacacacagtaaCTACCTGGTGATCGAGCTCCGAAATCAAGGAATCTAAGCCTCCTGGCATCGAGACAGGCCTTCTTACTACCGGGCAACTTTAAAACAGCTTTGCCACATGAAAAGGGTTTCGGAAACGGCACGCTCCGAGGAATGCTGCTCACTGCCGGTGACTGCATGCAGCGGAGCTTCATTGCTGCCGGATAATAGCAACAAACAATTATCTgagataatttaattaaaattgagcTTTGGTTTTTTGTTATGGAGTAGGATATAGGAATGTCATCTCGATACGATCACGTTTTTGCATGTTCTATTGGTCCCCGCTGAAGCGCTAACTTTGAAACTGAATTGCAGGccacatatttttatttttttaggatGACGAAATTACCAAATTTTGTTCAAGAATTGGATTGGGCCGTTTTCTTCCCAAACTACTAACTTTTCCTTTTTAAAGCTTTATTCtttagattttttctttctttttattactGTATTTGTATGTGCGAAATTAAACTCAGATGAAAAACATATAATTCACGTTGGTCCAATATAGTTTGGTAGGAGTCAGTTGAAAATATTCAAGCCCGAGTGTAACTTTGGTGTATTAATTGCCGggggaaaaaaatataaagattaCTCGAATATGCTTTTCACataagtttttaaaaattataatcagaAAATcactttttgaattttttaactaaaatatctgtaattttttcattttttaaaaaatttattttcagcGTTGCTGTAATTGAAGCACACATTATTAATATTGAATTGCAGAAGAATTTTAGGTGCATGCAATATTTTTGGAGAATTCTTTCATCTAAAAGTTATGTACTCGTTCATACCAGAGACAGAAATCCAGAGCAGTATAATTTCATTTCTAAGGTAAATAACTTTGAAAATATACAAATTGCTTTTAAGAATTGGTACAACTGAGTGAGAGAGTGGGGAATACTAACAAATCATGTTATTATTCAAGCACAGAATCCTGTTGTTTTTTTTGGTCAGAAAAAGTGAATATATAAAAcgggtaccagaggtaccaaagtTCAGGAATCATAAAGGACAAGCtacatgaaaggcaaaacaccCAAGCACCAAACAATGAGACTCACGTCCAGCTCTATAATTTTAAACGCTTTATTCCAACTCCAGAGTCGACTCTTAATCTCTTGAACTAGATGATGAATCTACCAAACCTTGCCTTCAAAACGACCTTCGTTCCTCCCTTTCCAAAGAAGCCAGGTAGTACAAATCCACAGCGCTTTAAGGAAATTACATCTCTTCTTTCCGCCGCCCaaattggaaaaagaaaagaagtgtTGAATAATACCTTGAGGAAGAGCCGTACTAATCCCGAGCCAATTCTGGATCTCATCCCAAACCATCCCCGCTTTGGGACAAAGAAGAAACAGGCGGTTTGCTGTCTCCGGGTTTGCTACACACGAACTACAGTAGCTCTCCTCGATCACAATCGGAATATTCCTCTTCAACAGCTCGTCACAAATCGAAAGTCTATTTTTAAGAAGCCTCCAAGCAGTAACCTTTGACTTATGAGGCGCTGGAACCTTCCACACCTTGTGGGAAGCTTTCTTGGCAATGAGCGACGTGGAGCTTTCGGCCGAAGTCTCCATCAGGATGGCATAAGCCGATTTCGTAGAGAAGACACCATTTGTGGTCGCCTTCCATTTCTAGCAGTCCGTCGTTCCTGCATTCAGAGAAAAGGAAGAAATGGCCGAGAGCAGAGTGTTAAGCTCCCCAAGGTCTCTCCCGAACAATTCCCTCCTCCACTTAAGATCCCAAATCCATTTCCCGTCCTCCCATCTCCCATAATCCCGGATAACTGCTTCTTCATTAAGGCACAAGTGAAAAAGCCTCGGACAAACAACCCGCAAAGGTTTCTCGCCAGCCCATCTATCGAACCAAAACTGAGTTGTC includes these proteins:
- the LOC131022796 gene encoding cell number regulator 6-like, whose product is MAEGTYVKLTKDQKSLQEITPGELNQPIDIAAINAPRCEHCGQTLPPSYSPPADEDWVTGIFGCTEDRDSCLTGLFCPCVLFGRNVATLNDDIPERSACIGHAVCIEGGIALAIATAACNGIDPDTACLLTEGLLFAWWVCGIYTGMGRQLLQRKYHLKDSPCDPCMVHCCLHWCAICQEHREMKSHLSEGVASEATVINPPPRQEMKAAENQDQGSTSQQSGEQNNLQLQPV
- the LOC131021174 gene encoding nuclear pore complex protein NUP62-like — encoded protein: MAGTGFSFGFSSTGSASSAPSFGIASGTTPASAASPSFGVASGASSTPLFGFGSAPTSSSTPSFGFASNPSSANSFGFGSGTGSSPFGGSSPFGSSSSAAANIFGSTPGGAPTPGIFGSSSSGTGQTANAFGSAASNPAPTTPPPSSSPFGAQSAFGSPAPGSNLFGSGAPTPSLFGNSSSSAASASNTGSLFGSGASATPNPFGSTTAGSVASATPNLFGSTTAGSGASSTPSPFGLTTAASAPAFGSGLALNAGQFGSSTSAPSTPQFGVSSAPAGVFGSSAPASTGGNSTSLFGANSGSSPGLFGSSNLFGSSSASPFVVAPSTTSSSSASPTSGFSFPTSAFSVSSSAASAPGFSFPSASASVSAAPGLSLPASSATSAPAFSFNTASGTTSSGISFLKSTTSSASSASATTSLSSSPGFSFASAPSLSSASASKNQSPLFSTVTTTTTTSASAPSALSVSSASASASPGLTFPSLTVSAPGTSASAPTSGFTGFGTTSTPASSSGSASSFSLSLKTPGTGASQAQSSVALPSFGVSAASSTTAVSSSTSSAAQTSSILVAASSSGTAPVTSAAPTSTPKLPSEITGKTVEEIIKEWNGELQERTGKFRKQANAIAEWDRRILQNRDILLGLESEVAKVVETQGSLERQLELIETHQDEVDKALQSMEEEAERLYKEERGMLLDDDAASTRDAMYEQAEVIERGLEQMTEQIKSIINSLNASQGGELEATDGMTPLDVVVRILNNQLSSLMWIDEKAEEFSSRIQKLASHGSAADRELSGPKLWLN